From a single Nostoc edaphicum CCNP1411 genomic region:
- the ndhL gene encoding NAD(P)H-quinone oxidoreductase subunit L yields the protein MIVALLYLILAGAYLLVIPIAVLLYLKQRWYVASSIERVFMYFLVFFFFPGLLVLSPFVNFRPQRRQVQV from the coding sequence ATGATTGTCGCCCTGCTGTATCTGATTTTGGCTGGAGCTTACCTTTTGGTAATCCCTATTGCTGTCTTGCTGTACCTGAAGCAGCGTTGGTATGTAGCTAGCTCCATCGAGCGTGTATTCATGTACTTTTTGGTGTTTTTCTTCTTTCCGGGTCTGTTGGTTCTATCGCCGTTTGTAAATTTCCGACCTCAACGGCGACAAGTTCAAGTTTAA
- a CDS encoding DUF3007 family protein, with amino-acid sequence MRRIDAIGIGLGVFIAGGLAYVGLQLVGLDNQKAGIWSQVLLVSGLIGWLATYFFRAVGQKMTYHQQREQYEQDFLQKRLDELTPEELARIQAEIEQEEQSQV; translated from the coding sequence ATGCGACGGATCGACGCTATTGGAATTGGCTTAGGTGTTTTTATTGCCGGCGGATTGGCTTATGTAGGATTGCAGCTAGTCGGCTTGGATAATCAGAAAGCTGGTATATGGAGCCAAGTCTTACTAGTCAGTGGGTTAATTGGCTGGTTAGCGACTTATTTTTTCCGGGCGGTGGGACAAAAAATGACCTACCACCAACAGCGGGAACAGTATGAGCAAGACTTTCTGCAAAAGCGGCTAGACGAGCTTACTCCTGAAGAACTCGCACGAATTCAAGCTGAAATAGAACAAGAAGAGCAATCTCAGGTGTAA
- the trpA gene encoding tryptophan synthase subunit alpha has protein sequence MTAISDCFEILGRNHECALIPFITAGDPDLETTAKALQVLDQSGADIIELGIPYSDPLADGPVIQAAATRALQRGTKLEQVLEMLQGITPKLRSPIVLLIYYNSILHRGIEKFLQQISAAGVAGLVIPDLPLEEAAGLLQAASEMGIDVILLVAPTSSAERIEAIARSSQGFIYLVSVTGVTGVRSQLENRVSDLLQQIRSVTDKPIAVGFGISEAAQAHQVMEWGADGAIVGSAFVKRLSEGTPEQGLNVIAQFCQSLKAAIKTTNTSINTPLD, from the coding sequence ATGACTGCAATTTCTGATTGCTTTGAAATCCTTGGGCGGAATCATGAGTGTGCTCTGATTCCGTTTATTACTGCTGGCGATCCAGATTTAGAAACAACAGCAAAAGCTTTGCAGGTTCTAGATCAAAGTGGAGCCGATATTATTGAACTGGGCATACCTTATTCCGATCCTCTAGCTGATGGGCCAGTAATTCAAGCTGCTGCTACCCGCGCTCTACAAAGGGGAACAAAATTGGAGCAGGTACTGGAAATGTTGCAAGGGATTACTCCCAAATTGCGATCGCCTATTGTCCTGTTAATCTATTACAACTCAATTTTGCATCGGGGAATTGAAAAATTTCTTCAGCAAATTTCCGCTGCTGGGGTCGCCGGATTGGTAATACCTGACTTACCCTTAGAGGAAGCAGCAGGCTTGCTGCAAGCAGCTAGTGAGATGGGAATTGATGTCATCTTGTTGGTAGCTCCCACCAGTTCTGCTGAACGGATAGAAGCGATCGCTCGTTCTTCCCAAGGGTTTATTTATTTAGTCAGCGTTACAGGGGTTACAGGAGTGCGATCGCAACTGGAAAACCGCGTGTCAGATTTACTTCAACAAATTCGTAGTGTTACTGATAAACCCATCGCTGTCGGCTTTGGCATCTCCGAAGCTGCACAAGCCCATCAGGTAATGGAATGGGGCGCAGATGGAGCAATCGTCGGTAGTGCTTTTGTGAAACGGTTATCAGAAGGGACACCAGAGCAAGGACTAAATGTGATCGCCCAGTTTTGCCAAAGTCTCAAGGCAGCCATCAAGACCACCAACACCAGCATAAATACTCCTCTTGATTAG